The window GATGCTGATATTCGCTTTTAATAAAACCCTCTTGGATCGCAATTCCCATCAATGCAGAAGCAAATGTTTTTCCAACCGAACGGGTATCCTGCAAAGAGTCTCTTCCGGACCCATTGAAATATTCTTCCAGAAGAAGCTTTTCGTTTTTAATAACAACAATGCTTGTAATATTTTTAAACCTTTCTTCTGCAATTTTTTTATTCAGATTTCTGATCATTTCAGTATGTTTTTTTTCATTTGAAACTTTCCATCCGCTGTTGGGCAGGATAGTCTGAATTGCCATTTGATATTCTGAAATATTTTGTTTAGGAACATTCAAATTGATTTGTCCTTCTGCAATAACAGGTCCTGTAATTATATTTCCTGTATTCAGATAAGGGCGGATTTCAATTTTTAAAGTGTGATTTCCGTCTGTCAGTACATCAATTCCGTCATGGCCTCTATAAAAACGCATCCATAAATATCTGCCCCATGAATCTTCATTTTTACTGCTGAGAAGAGGAATTCTTAATGTAGTCTTTAGTTTTTTATTTTCTGAACTTCCTGCTCCTGTATTGAGATTTTCCGTATAGATCGGTTGTCCATCAACATAGAATGAAAATTGAAAATTTCCTTTTTAAGAAGTTCTTCTATGGTCCAATTCGGTTCAAGCTGATGGAGATAGTTGATCAGTGAATTGTCAAAAAAAGCATGAATTCCAAGGTCACCATTTTCCTGAAATGTTGAAGAAGTAATCATATCAGAATCTTTGAGGTTTTCAAGTGAAATAGCTTTGTTCAGGAACACAATTTTCCCTGAATATTTTTTCTGAATCGGATTCTCAATTTTTTCAGGATTGATTATGTTTTTGCTTTGTCCCTGGTAAAGATGGAGGATGAAAATAAAAATCAATAATAAAGCTGTTCTCATGGCAAGAAGTATTTGAGCAAAAATAACAAACTTCTTTACAGTAAAATAGAATGAAATTAACATTGCTGTTTTATAATTATGTGCTCTCTAATTGAATCGTTTTCTAAACGCTCCGGGAGACTGATTTGTTTTTTGTTTAAAGAGCTTGCTGAAAGACTGCGGATGTTCAAAACCGAGTTCATAAGCAATTTCACTCACTGACAAACTCGTAGTGCTTAAACGTTCTTTCGCACAATCAATTAGTTTATTCTGAATATGCTGCTGTGTATTTTGCTGAGTATGAAGACGAAGTAAGGTTCCAAGGTAATTGGGAGAAATATTCATCTGTTCGGCTATACGTTTTACAGAAGGAATTCCATTTTCTATAAGGTTTCCGTTTTCAAAATATCCGGAAAGAATCTCTTCAAATTTATGAAGCAATTCATGACTTGATTTTTTTCTGGTAAAAAACTGACGCTCATAAAAACGATCAGAATAAATCAGTAACAATTCAATCTGTGCAATGAGAAGTTCCTGGGTGAATTTATCAATGTTTGACTGGTATTCACGCTCAATATTTTTAAGAATTTCAATAATGATCTTCTCTTCTTTATCTGAAAGGAAAAGGGCTTCTTTCACCTGATAGCTGAAAAAATCGTAAGATTTTATTTTTTTTGTTAATGACGTATTCCAAAGAAAATCAGGGTGAATCAGTAATAAGAACCCGGTAGGTTCTACCTGGATATCCTGTCTTATTTCCAGACTTAAACACTGCTGCGGTGAAACAAAACACAATACTCCAGAATCGAAATCATATTGCTGCTGT of the Chryseobacterium capnotolerans genome contains:
- a CDS encoding helix-turn-helix domain-containing protein, with the protein product MKQPVHFNTIADFHAFCSLPNPEHPLISLIDYSKVNYIVENEELKWIQNFYSIGLKKNVNPKFNYGQQQYDFDSGVLCFVSPQQCLSLEIRQDIQVEPTGFLLLIHPDFLWNTSLTKKIKSYDFFSYQVKEALFLSDKEEKIIIEILKNIEREYQSNIDKFTQELLIAQIELLLIYSDRFYERQFFTRKKSSHELLHKFEEILSGYFENGNLIENGIPSVKRIAEQMNISPNYLGTLLRLHTQQNTQQHIQNKLIDCAKERLSTTSLSVSEIAYELGFEHPQSFSKLFKQKTNQSPGAFRKRFN